The segment TCCCAGCTGAAGGGTGGCAGCGGGTTGGGCTTACCGGGTTCGGGCCATTGCTCGAATTCAAGCATTGCGGTCTGGACATCCTTGGGGATGTCGATGAGCACCGGGCCGGGTCTGTCGGAGGCAGCGATGCGGAAGGCTTCGGGGATGACGGTGAGCAGTTCCTCGGCCGAGCGGACCAGAAAATTGTGTTTGGTGGCAGGGATGCTCATGCCGTAGATATCCACTTCCTGAAAGGCGTCACTACCGATCATGGATGTTGGCACTTGCCCGGTAATGCAGATGATGGGCACGGAGTCGAGCTTGGCATCGGCCAGGGCTGTGAGGGTATTGGTTGCTCCAGGACCTGAGGTGGCCATGAAGACCTGGGGAGTGCCGCTGGTGCGGGCCATGCCCTGAGCCATAAACCCCGCGCCTTGCTCGTGGCGTGCCAGGACGTGACGGATCTGTTCGCTGTGGGAGAGGGCGTCGTACAGGGGAAGGTTGGTTCCCCCGGGAATTCCTGGGATGATGTGAATGCCTTGGCGTTCCAAGAGCCGAATGGTGGCCTCTGCGCCTGTCATACGTTTCATGATTCTGCCTCCATGGTTGTCCGCTTGGGTGGCCGGTGGAGGTTTGCTTTGAGAAATGAAAAACCCCCGCCGGTTGCGCCGGCGGGGGTGGTCAATCTGTCTGTGTCCCTGGGACTACCCGCTACAACGCAACGTCGTGTACGACGCATACGATTACTACTACGCTTACTACGCCCTGTACGGCGGAAGTTAGGGAAGTGGTGATCGTGCGGTGCATCGGGGTCTCCATACAATCGATTAATCAGATGAAATGTATTGCTACATCCAGCAGGACGTGCCGTCAAGTCCCTTTTGCATCAGGATTTTCGGAGGTTGGCGTAGGACGTTAGCTCTCGATGGCAAGCAATCTGTCCATACCCGCCAGGAAATGCGTATAGGCTCCGGGTTGGTTGCGGACGTTGTCAGCAAAGGCATTGGACAGGGTCTGTGCCTGTTGTCGCCAGGCCTTGTTTCCAGTCAGTTCGGCCAGATCAAGCAGATTGTGCAGGGCCTGGGAATTGGCAGAAGGGGCAGGGCCGTCGTGCAGTTCCTTGGGACGAACAGGCAGCAATGCATCGGGTTGCGACAGGAAATAGCCTCCGCCTTTTTGGTCGAGGAATGTTGAGTCCATGGCGGTCTGGAGTGCCACTGCCTGTTCGAGTCGGGCGGAGTCTCCTGTTGTGCGATGCAGTTGGAGCAGCCCTTGAATCATGAAGGCATGATCCTCGGCCGTGCCGGGTGCAGCGGCTTCGCCATCCACCCATCGGTGCAGCAGATTGCCGGAGGCATCACACATTTTTTGCAGTACGAAGTCTGCGGCACGGGCAGCGGCCTCGGCGTACGTCTGTTCATTGAGAATGGAGGCTCCCAGCGCCAGGGTTGCAATCATCTGGCCGTTCCAGTCTGCCAGAATCTTTTCATCGCGATGGGGGCGGATGCGTTGCTCACGAACCTCGAACAGCTTCTTGCGATTCTGCTCCCAACGCTCTCCGTCAGTCCCTTCCAGCGGGTTGCGCAGATGCAGGATGTTCAGGCCTGTGGGCTGCTTCGTTGATTCATCCCGGAAGTTGCCATGGGTCTCAACCCGGAATAGCGTGGAGAGTGGACCTGCTTCGTCCACGCCAAGGATATCGATAAGCTCCTGGGCCTTCCAGAGATAGAATAATCCTTCCTCGCCCTCGCTGTCCGCGTCTTCGGCGGCAAAGAAGCCCCCTTCTGGGTGGGCCAGATCGCGCAGGACATATTCAAAGATTTCGTGCGCTGTCTGCGCCAGGAACGCATTGCCCGAAACCCGGTGGAGTTCAAGGCAGGCCGTGGCAATTCCGGCTTGGTCATAGAGCATCTTTTCGAAATGAGGAACCAGCCAGCGTTCGTCGGTGGAGTAGCGATGAAAGCCGAATCCCACGTGGTCGAAAAGTCCACCAAGGCGCATTCGGGTCAGGGTGTGGCGAACCATTTCCAGCAGGCGCTCATCACCGCTTGCGGCGTAGCGACCAAGCAGGAAGGTCAGATTGAAAGGCGTTGGGAATTTGGGTGCTTCGCTGAAGCCACCGAGGCGGACATCATAGCGTTTGGAAAGCCCCTGTTCGGCCAGGGCCGAAACGTTGCCATCAAGGGGGCTTCCGCCCTTGGCGCTATCGGCATAGTAGTCTGCCAGGTGCTGGCGCATCTGGTCCGAGTTTTCCAGGAGCTTGGCCCGGTCTCCGGCCCAGTGTTCACCTATGGCGCGGGTCAGTTCCAGCAGGCCCGTTGTTCCGAAACGGTTGCGGGGCGGTAGGTATGTCCCTGCCAGAAAAGGCAGGCCGTCCGGCGTCAGCAGGGCGGTCAGGGGCCAGCCCCCGCGTCCTGTAATCATTTGGCAGGCGGTCATGTAGACGGCATCCACATCGGGTCGTTCCTCGCGGTCGGCCTTGATGCAGACAAAAGTTTCGTTCAAGGCCGTGGCGACCTCGTCATCCTCGAAGGATTCACGTTCCATGACGTGACACCAGTGGCAGGTGGAGTAGCCGATGGAGAGCAGCACGGGCTTGTCTTCGCGCCGTGCGATTTCAAAAGCCTCGGGGCCCCAAGGCTTCCAGTCCACAGGGTTGTGGGCATGCTGTTGCAGGTAGGGACTCTTCTCATGAATCAGGCTATTCGGGGGCTGCTTTTTGGTCACTGTACGGGTGTCTCCTTGATGGTCTGCCAGAGTGGTCGCGTCAGGCGATTCGCTTGTGGCGTAACCATGAGTATAGGCATGCGGGACTGTTTGTCATCCCTTGGAAGATGGTTCGGGCGGATTATGGTGCAGGAAACGACCGGGAGGGACTCCTACGGCGTGACGAAAGGCCCGGGTGAAGTGGCTTTGGTCGGCAAACCCACAGGCCAAGCCAGCCTCTGTCAAGGGAGTTCCCGAGACGATTAGGTGCAGAGCGCGGCTGATGCGGCATTGAAGTCTGTAGTCGGCAGGGGACATGCCCGTCTGGGTGACGAACAATCGCTGGAGGTGGAATTTGCTCAGACAGGCGATCTGCGCCAGATCATCCAGAGAATGTTCTGCTGATGGCGTTTTGGCGATGGCTGTCATGGCTGCCAGAATTCCCGGGTGCAGTGGGCGCTGCTGTTCTGGTGGGAATGGAGTTGGTTGGCAATGGGTAACCACCGCGAGCAGCAATTCGGAAATGATCTGTTCCCGTTCAGGCAATGAGTGCGGCTCCGGGGGGATAAGCTTGAAGTAGCACTGGAACAACTCGCTGGCTTCAGGGCTTTCAACCAGCGGTGTGGGTAGATGTTTCAGCACAGGTACTGTGTCTGGAGGTAGGCACAACACCCTGTAGGTATGGGGCTGATGATTTTCACTTGTGCAGCGATGCCCTTGTTGTGGGGGGATGACAAAGAGCTCACCGGGATGGACGAGGAAGGCGCTCCTTCCCATTTCAATGCGCCGCACACCTGAATCCACCATGCCCAGCACCAATGAATGATGAGCATGGCGGGGAAAATGACCACGCAGGTGGTTGCCCAGGACGGCAGTAACCTTCTGGTCCGGGACAGGAGTAATATGGATGCTGTCCTCGGGCATGGTCCTCCAGGTTGGGGCGGTGATTATTTCAGCGGGGGGCTGAATGTCGCCACCAGAGTCAGACCGTGTTCTCCGGCCATGACACTGTGACGTTCGCCTTGCGGAATGATTGCCATTTCCCCCGGGTGATAGGCAACCTTCTTTTCCTGAATCATGCATGTCCCTTGGCCGGCTGCGACCTGGTGCAATTCCGTTTGGGTGGGATGATCGTGTTCTTTCAGGCAGCAGCCAGGGGCCACGCGCACCAGGTGGCACGACAGCCGACCACCGGTGTCAGCTCCGGTGATCAGGTCCTTGATATGGACGCCCTCGAAAGCAGGGTGGGCGTTCCACTCCAGCTCACAGATGGGGCGGGTCGCGTCTGTTGCAGCTACGCATGCGTTTTGAAAGGGAATGTTGTTCATGGCGGGTTCCTCCCGTTTGATGTTTCGGGAAGGATGACCGGCAACGGGGCTGGGGTCTTGTCTGATCTTGCGGAATCGGCTTTGACGCCTTGGGGCACGGGTGGCTATAGTGAAGATGGTGAAGACGGCGGATAACTCGGAACGTCCGGGAGTCCGCCATGGAAATAGAATGTCGCAAAGGAGTGCGAAATGTCGGATGAGATCATGGATCTCGCGTCATTGGATATGGATGAGTTGCTTCCCCGTTTGGAGGGCGGCCTGTTTGCGCTGTTCCATAGCGAGGAGCATTATGCCGATCTGGTCAAGATTGCGACAGCTCTTGGCCTTAAGGATTTTGTGACGTCCAAGGTTGCCGGACGTTCCAAGGAAGAGGTGTTGGGCCTGTTCTCCGATGGTGAAGAGGCAATATCAGAGTTTCTGCATTACGCGGCAGACAAGGGCCTGCTTGAACTTTCCGAAGATGAAACTGATACTGACGTCCAGTAGCCTCCGGGCATGGCTGGTCCATGCCCGCGAGCGTTGAGTGGTCTGCTAATCCACTTCTTTCCAGGTGTATCCCTTGTCTTTCATGCACTGTTCCACGCTGGCATCGAATTCTGCATCAGTGGGATCGACCAGGGTATGCGTTCCGTCGCCATTGTCTTTGTGGGTGGCGCTCCATTCGCAGTTTTCAAGATTGATTTTCTGATGCTGCGGGGAGAGTTCCTTGTTGACCCATCCCATGTTCGGGCCGCAGGCGGTCAGCATGAGCAGGGCGGCTGCAAGGGCAATGAGTGCAAGACGGTGCATGGTGGAGCTCCTGTGTGGCTTTGTGTGTGAAAAAGGGCAACCAATATAACAGGCTGCGCGTTTTGATTTCGCATAAAGTGTGGCTCAGGTCAAAATGATCGACTCGAAAAGCCCCGTACCGGATTGACCGGTGCGGGGCTTTTACGTGAAAGGCGTACTCTCGGGCGAGGCCGGCCTGATCAGCCCACAGAATCCAGAAGAGTTCCCGTGCCGGTGTATACCGCACTCAGGACGCTTTTCTGGAAGTCGTAGTTAGCACTCGTGCTTCCGGAAGAAGGGCTTGAGTTCATGTAGTCAAGGGTCTTGGTGACCACTTGGGCTCCAAACGTCTCTTTGTCGGCCGCCATGCTGAAGGTGCTGGCGGCACTCACGCCGCCAACGGCGGACATGTCCGTGAAGTTTGTCATGTGCGTTCTCCCCTCCTTGGCCGGCGGGTAAAGAATCACGCCTTCCTCTTGTTATCGGCAGGGCAATAGAAAGACTTAAGGGGGGATTGAGAAAAAAAACGGATTTAAGCGGCGAAGGAGCGGATGGTCTTAATCAGATTGTTAAACTCGAAGGGCTTTTCAATGAAGGCATTGATGCCCGCATCCTGAATATTTGGGAGTTCCCGCGGGCTGAAGCCAGTGAGTGCAATGATGGGCACAGCGGACTGTCCGCCCTGACTAGACCTGATACGGCGCGTGGCCTCCAAACCATCCATTACGGGCATCTTGATATCCATGACCACAACATCGAAGTCCTGTTGCGCAAAGGCTTTCAAGGCTTCGTCTCCGTCTCCCACAGCGGTGACTCCATACCCCAAGCTTTCCAGGGTGATTCGTGCGCTTTCTCTGGTGACAATTTCGTCCTCGACCAACAGGACTTGCATCAAGTCTTCTCCAATAGGCAGGGTGCCCGATGTGCAGTGATAATTCCGCGAATGGCGGCGAATATTTTGATTGGGTAAACGTTATCCGGGGGGAGGCACTGTGTCAAGAGGGTTGGAAAGGTTGATAGGGTTGTGCGGTAAAAACCCCTGTGTGCACAAGGAATGATAACTACTGGTTGGGAATTCAAATTCCGCTGGCAAAAGAATTGGGATTCATTTATAAATTCGTCCAAGTCTCAATATTAACCTTATTTACGGAGGTTGCATTATGGCCATTATCATCAATGACGATTGCATGGGTTGCGAATCGTGCGTGGAATTGTGCCCGGATGTTTTCGCGATGAATGATGACGGGGATAAGGCTGTTGTGATTGCGCCTGACAGTGATGCGGATTGTGTTGAAGAAGCAATCGACTCCTGCCCAGCCGAAGCGATCGAAAGAGATTAGTTCGAATTGTAATTTCTATGATCGAGAATGGGTCAACTCCTGATGGGCGTTGGCCCATTTTTGGTTTCGTCAGGCCGTGGAGTTGGCGTTGGGGATTTGAGCATAGAAGGTTGTGCCCGAATCCTTACTGGTGCTGAAGGAAATCCTGCCCTTGAGGTAGTTCTGAGTCAGCAGGCGCATGCTGAAGGTTCCAAGTCCCCTGTCCGTTCCCTTGGTGGAGAACGAAGGGCGAAAGATTTGTTTTTGTGCCTGGGGCGGGATGTAGGTGGGGTTGTGGACCCAGAAGGTGACCTGTTCGGCTTCGACCTCATAGCCCACGGTGATGGTCATGTCTGCAGTGCAGGCTTCCAGAGCGTTTTTGATCATGTTGCCTATGACTCGGCCCAGAAGCGCTGCATCGGCCTCGATGGTGTGAGGCGGAAGTCCTTCTGCCACGACAAGATGCTTCTGATTGGCTTCCCGGTAACGGCCCAGCTTACGGGTCAGGCGGTCGATCATCTGGTGGCAGTCAACCGACCCGGCGTGCACGACAAGGTCTTCGTTTTCGGCGGCGAGCAGGGTGCGCTGGCTTTCGATTTCCTCCACAAGGTGAATCAATGCCTGCATCAGGATTTGCAAATCCTCGCGTTCAGTGGGGCCCGATTCCTCAAACAACACTTCGGCCATGCCCATGGCTCCGCCAGCGGTGTTGATGATGTCATGGAAGAAGATTCGCTCAAGGTAGCGCCGTCGGTTGCGGTCCGAGATGTCATCGACGGTAAACAGGACCAGATTCTGCCCAGATAGGGTCAATGGCTCTGCCGTGACACGAAGATCCTGCCCGCTGATTCCAGTGCTCTTTTCCTGAAGCAGGTGAAATTCCTCTGTGGCGGGAACACCGTCAATGGCCTCGATCATGGCCTGGACAGCACCGCATTCGCTACAGAATTTTGAGGTGCCGCAACCGCCCTTGGCGAACTTGACGAAGGCACAGCTCATGGCTTCGCCAGGACGCATTCCCATCAGGGACGCTGCGGCTTCAAGGCCCAAGGTTGCCTTGAGTGCCTTGTTGGCAAAGACGATCTGGCGGTGACGATTGATGAGCATCACCTGCGAGGGCATTGCGTCGAGAATAGCCGTGGCCTCCGCGTTGTTCAACTGCAGTCGACAACTGAGGATTTCCTCTGCTGGACAACGATCCGCGGGGGCGTATTCGGTGGAAATGGCGCGTGCAATATTCATTGGCAAAAGCGGGCTTGGGTTGGAAAGAGCAGACTTTTGCTTTTTTTGTTCAAGAAATCAAGCGACATTCGCTTGCAACACAGGAATTTAATGTGCTTTGCGACGAGCCTGGCCAGCTTTTGTGATGCATGCCGCACTCAAATGGGGTATGTCGAACAAAAGCGGACTCTTATTTATGCGGGGAGGGCTCATGACTGGCAGTGAAGATCTCACGAAATATGTGATTAACGTTCCAGAGAGGGCTGATTATGCCAGCTTGAGAACGATTCCGTTTTTCGATGTATTCAAAAATGACGGTGACCTGACGACTGTGGCCAGAGGAGGCTCCTGGCTGGGCTGCCCCAAGGGGACAGTACTGATGCGTGACGGCGAGCTTGGTCATGACTTCTTTGTTCTGATCAAGGGGTGTGTCGAGGTCCGCAAGGGAACCACGGCTTTGGGCGAGGTCTGTCAGGGTGAACTGTTGGGCGAGATGGGTGCCATGCTCCATGAAAAGCGGTCTGCCGACGCCGTAACCAGGGAGGACTGTATCCTGTTCAGATTACACGTCACCGCGTTGAACAACCTGCCTCTGCAGGTCGTTTTTCCCTTGATGGTGCATATCTATCGCATCACTGCCAAGCGATTGAAGTTGGCCGACAAGAAATTGTCGATGATGTAGCGGGTGCTCAGAACGTGGCAGTCTTATTGCTGTCTGTTATGTGCCTGCCTTTGGAGAGTCGGCCGGATGAAGGTTATCGTCCCTGCCTCATGAGATTGTTGGCGGTGTCAATGTCTTCAGGATAGCGGATGCCACCCTTGTCTACGATGATGCCTGGAGCCAGAGAATCCGAGCGTGGGTCGTCCAGAGGCATGATGATCCATTCCCCGGTTCCGTCGTCTCCCACAACCATGTCGCAGTCGTTTTCGCGGGACAGATTGGCCGCGCGCTTGAGTGTCGCCTTGAGATCCATGAAAGTTCCGTTGGTGT is part of the Desulfovibrio ferrophilus genome and harbors:
- a CDS encoding thioredoxin domain-containing protein, producing MTKKQPPNSLIHEKSPYLQQHAHNPVDWKPWGPEAFEIARREDKPVLLSIGYSTCHWCHVMERESFEDDEVATALNETFVCIKADREERPDVDAVYMTACQMITGRGGWPLTALLTPDGLPFLAGTYLPPRNRFGTTGLLELTRAIGEHWAGDRAKLLENSDQMRQHLADYYADSAKGGSPLDGNVSALAEQGLSKRYDVRLGGFSEAPKFPTPFNLTFLLGRYAASGDERLLEMVRHTLTRMRLGGLFDHVGFGFHRYSTDERWLVPHFEKMLYDQAGIATACLELHRVSGNAFLAQTAHEIFEYVLRDLAHPEGGFFAAEDADSEGEEGLFYLWKAQELIDILGVDEAGPLSTLFRVETHGNFRDESTKQPTGLNILHLRNPLEGTDGERWEQNRKKLFEVREQRIRPHRDEKILADWNGQMIATLALGASILNEQTYAEAAARAADFVLQKMCDASGNLLHRWVDGEAAAPGTAEDHAFMIQGLLQLHRTTGDSARLEQAVALQTAMDSTFLDQKGGGYFLSQPDALLPVRPKELHDGPAPSANSQALHNLLDLAELTGNKAWRQQAQTLSNAFADNVRNQPGAYTHFLAGMDRLLAIES
- a CDS encoding helix-turn-helix domain-containing protein, which gives rise to MPEDSIHITPVPDQKVTAVLGNHLRGHFPRHAHHSLVLGMVDSGVRRIEMGRSAFLVHPGELFVIPPQQGHRCTSENHQPHTYRVLCLPPDTVPVLKHLPTPLVESPEASELFQCYFKLIPPEPHSLPEREQIISELLLAVVTHCQPTPFPPEQQRPLHPGILAAMTAIAKTPSAEHSLDDLAQIACLSKFHLQRLFVTQTGMSPADYRLQCRISRALHLIVSGTPLTEAGLACGFADQSHFTRAFRHAVGVPPGRFLHHNPPEPSSKG
- a CDS encoding cupin domain-containing protein — its product is MNNIPFQNACVAATDATRPICELEWNAHPAFEGVHIKDLITGADTGGRLSCHLVRVAPGCCLKEHDHPTQTELHQVAAGQGTCMIQEKKVAYHPGEMAIIPQGERHSVMAGEHGLTLVATFSPPLK
- a CDS encoding response regulator, whose protein sequence is MQVLLVEDEIVTRESARITLESLGYGVTAVGDGDEALKAFAQQDFDVVVMDIKMPVMDGLEATRRIRSSQGGQSAVPIIALTGFSPRELPNIQDAGINAFIEKPFEFNNLIKTIRSFAA
- a CDS encoding ferredoxin, whose product is MAIIINDDCMGCESCVELCPDVFAMNDDGDKAVVIAPDSDADCVEEAIDSCPAEAIERD
- a CDS encoding ATP-binding protein: MNIARAISTEYAPADRCPAEEILSCRLQLNNAEATAILDAMPSQVMLINRHRQIVFANKALKATLGLEAAASLMGMRPGEAMSCAFVKFAKGGCGTSKFCSECGAVQAMIEAIDGVPATEEFHLLQEKSTGISGQDLRVTAEPLTLSGQNLVLFTVDDISDRNRRRYLERIFFHDIINTAGGAMGMAEVLFEESGPTEREDLQILMQALIHLVEEIESQRTLLAAENEDLVVHAGSVDCHQMIDRLTRKLGRYREANQKHLVVAEGLPPHTIEADAALLGRVIGNMIKNALEACTADMTITVGYEVEAEQVTFWVHNPTYIPPQAQKQIFRPSFSTKGTDRGLGTFSMRLLTQNYLKGRISFSTSKDSGTTFYAQIPNANSTA
- a CDS encoding cyclic nucleotide-binding domain-containing protein, producing MTGSEDLTKYVINVPERADYASLRTIPFFDVFKNDGDLTTVARGGSWLGCPKGTVLMRDGELGHDFFVLIKGCVEVRKGTTALGEVCQGELLGEMGAMLHEKRSADAVTREDCILFRLHVTALNNLPLQVVFPLMVHIYRITAKRLKLADKKLSMM